In Mytilus trossulus isolate FHL-02 chromosome 6, PNRI_Mtr1.1.1.hap1, whole genome shotgun sequence, a single window of DNA contains:
- the LOC134723765 gene encoding uncharacterized protein LOC134723765: MFLLNLIKVLVMIATVEAYYFKPHITTTMPPVGPPICNAVADIVFVYDTCANISQNDTANFTTNFAKTKEFIINIVNAFNPVGPNGTQIAVLCSSSENNKNFPLNRYGTKNETIAAINNFTTDPNNPAAIAGAFQAARANFFLPVNGGGRNCSQCFVIVITDGRPDTGELNATTEADRLRNESNCIVYVVSVAQENSTRLENIAGGPSNVFNVDQFALVISTINAVVQAVCNDSKCTTAPPVTTAPPPHTYHVKPKPAYWVQKPVNVHKPVYVHKPVYVHKPVYVHKPVYVHKPVYVHKPVYVHKPVYVHKPVYIHKPVYRPRPIYRRPVYRRPVYRRPVYQRPVYRRPVYQRPVYRRPIYRRPVYQGRRRVRFGFRRRGRIYRG, encoded by the exons ATGTTCCTCCTAAATTTGATAAAG gTTTTGGTTATGATTGCAACAGTAGAAGCCTACTATTTTAAACCTCACATAACGACAACTATGCCACCAG TTGGACCACCGATTTGTAATGCAGTTGCTGACATTGTTTTTGTGTACGATACCTGTGCAAATATCAGCCAGAATGACACTGCAAATTTCACTACGAATTTTGCTAAAACGAAAgagtttattataaatattgtgaATGCGTTCAACCCAGTAGGACCCAATGGAACCCAGATTGCCGTTCTTTGTTCATCATCAGAAAACAACAAGAATTTCCCCTTGAATCGGTATGgaacaaaaaatgaaactaTTGCTGCCATCAACAATTTTACTACGGATCCAAACAATCCAGCAGCTATCGCAGGTGCTTTCCAA gCTGCGCGAGCTAATTTTTTCTTACCAGTGAATGGAGGAGGTAGAAATTGTTCTCAGTGTTTTGTTATTGTGATTACTGATGGTAGACCGGATACTGGCGAACTTAATGCTACAACAGAGGCTGATAGATTAAGGAATGAAAGCAACTGCATTGTCTATGTTGTTTCAGTAGCCCAAGAAAATAGTACTCGGTTGGAGAATATAGCCGGGGGTCCATCTAATGTCTTCAATGTAGATCAGTTTGCTCTGGTGATTTCCACTATCAACGCTGTTGTGCAGGCTGTTTGTAATGATTCAAAATGTA caACTGCTCCTCCTGTAACTACAG cACCTCCTCCACATACTTATCATGTCAAGCCCAAACCAGCATATTGGGTACAAAAACCAGTAAATGTACACAAACCAGTATATGTACACAAACCAGTATATGTACACAAACCAGTATATGTACACAAACCAGTATATGTACACAAACCAGTATATGTACACAAACCAGTTTATGTACACAAACCAGTATATGTACACAAACCAGTATATATACACAAACCAGTATATCGACCAAGACCAATATATCGACGACCAGTATATCGACGACCAGTATATCGACGACCAGTATATCAACGACCAGTATATCGACGACCAGTATATCAACGACCAGTATATCGACGACCAATATATCGACGACCAGTATATCAAGGTAGACGAAGAGTAAGATTCGGATTCAGACGTAGGGGTAGAATATACAGAGGCTAG